The DNA window CGAGCCGTCGCCGCCGAAGAAACCGCTCTCGTCGTGGTTGCCTGGAATCATCAGGAAGGGGATATTCAGCGGGCCGTACAGGTCTTCAAAACGGGTCTTGAACAGCGGCGAGTCGGCTGATTTCGGTCCCGCCGGGTAAAAGTTATCGCCCAGACCTATGCCCAGGTCACAGCCCTGCGCCGCGCACACTGCTTGCATGGCCGCCGCCACCTGCCGCTGTACCTCCGTCCCAGTGCCCTGATCGCCCATGACAATTACCCGCAGGCGTTCGGGATCGGGGATGGTGATGGTTGCGGTGAGGTCCGGGAGAGGCTGGACCGGGCCGGTGACGGTGGGGGCGCAGGCCGTCAGGAGCAGACCCAGCAGCGACAGAGACGAGCGCGACATGCCCGCATGGTACAGAGAGCATATGCGTTCGGGCGGGCGCGGCCTTACGGTATGGGCCTCTGGCCCGTCAGCCACCTCCATCCGAGCTGGCGACGGGAACGCGCAGCACGCCGTCCTCCGTCGCCAGCCACGCCACCGGGCAGTCGTGATCTTCGGCGGGCAACTCCGGCACGATTAGCGCGCCCGCAATCACGCCCACCGTCAGGCCGTGGAAGGCGGGCAGCAGGCGGTCATAGAAGCCGCCGCCGTAGCCCAGGCGAATGCCCCGCCCGTCGAAGGCGAGGCCGGGCAGCAGCACGGCGTCTATTGTGTCCAGCGAAACTTCCGGCGCGTCGGCGGGCGGCTGGAGCACCCCGAAACGGCTGGCTTCGGTGGCCGTGGCCCAGGGATGCAGCGTCAACCGGGGCGTGGGGCGGAAGCGGGCGCGAGGGGCCAGCAGTTCAAAATCGTGGGCCAGCGCCGACACGTCCGGCTCGCCGGGCAGGGCGCGGTAGGCCAGCACCCGCCGCGCGCCCGCCTCCCGCAGGAACTGTCCCAGGTGGGCGGTGATCGCCGCCGAGGGATCGGGGAGCTGTTCCCTGTGCCGCCACGCCCAGGCCCGCCACTGGCCCTTGTCCCACAACGCCCAGGCCTCCGGGGGCAGGGTCATGGGCGGGTCTGCATCGACAACCATAAAAGCGTGGCGCACAAAAAAGTGGAACGCGTGCCTCCCCAGGTGGACACGCGCTCCTGAACAGCCATATGCGGCGGGCGCGCGTTCGGATCACGGCGGGGCTTCATGTTTTTCTCACCGCGCCGTCAGCCTGCCTCTTTTGGTCCCTTCAGCCCGCTGCGGCCCTCGCGCTCCTGCAGGACGGCAGCCACGTCGCCCGGCGAGACGCCCACCTCGGCCATCGCGAACAGGGTGTGGAACAGCAGGTCGGCCACTTCCGTCGCCAGTTCGGCGCGGTCATTGTTCTTGGCCGCCAGCAGCACCTCGCCGCTTTCCTCGCTGATCTTCTTCAGCACCCGGTCCAGGCCTCCCGCGTGCAGGCGGGCCACGTAACTGCCCTCCGGCAGTGTGGCCAGACGCTCCGAAATGGTGGAATAGACGCGCTCCAGCGTGCCGTCCAGCCCGGTGGCGGGGGTCTGCTCTTCCAGCAGCGGCGTGTGGAAGCAGGAATACTCCCCGGTGTGGCAGGCGGCCCCGGTCTGCTCCACGCGGTACAGCACGCTGTCGCCGTCGCAGTCGAGGGAAACCCCCACCACGCGCTGGGCGTGGCCGCTGGTGTGGCCCTTGATCCACTGCTCGCCGCGCGAACGGCTGTAGTAGGTGGCCTCGCGGGTCTGCAGGGTGCGTTCCAAGGCGGCCCGGTCCGCGTAGGCCTGCATCAGCACCGCGCCCGTGCGCGCGTCCTGCGTGACCACCGGAATCAGACCGTCGGCGCCGAAGTTGAGGGCAGAGAGGTCTGCCGCCCGCTCTGTTCTGTTCATCTGGCTTCGCCTTCCAATACGGCTGCGGTCTCCTGCCACTCGGGCCGCACCGCCACGCCCTGTTCGTGCAGGTACGCCTTGACCTGCGGCACGGTCAGTTCCCCGAAGTGGAAGACGCTGGCCGCCAGGGCCGCGTCGGCCTGCCCACGGGTCAGCACGTCGTAGAAGTCCGACAGTTGCCCGGCGCCGCCCGACGCGATCACCGGCAGGTCCACGGCCCTCGCCACGGCGCGGGTGGCCTCCAGATCGAAGCCGGCCCGCGTGCCGTCGGCGTCCATGATGTTCAGGCAGATCTCTCCCGCGCCCAGCGTTTGCCCGCGCACGGCCCATTCCAGCAGGTCCAGCCCGGTGTCCACCCGCCCGCCCGCGCGGAACACGTTCCAGCCCGTTCTGTCCGGGCGGCGCTTGGCGTCGATCGAGAGCATCACGCACTGCGCGCCGTGGTGATCACTCGCCTCGCGGATCAGCTCGGGACGGGTCAGGGCGCCGCTGTTGACGCTGATCTTGTCGGCCCCGGCCATCAGCAGCTGCCGGAAATCGCTCAGCGCGTTTACGCCGCCGCCCACCGTCAGCGGCATCATGACTTGCTCGGCCACCCGCGCGGCCACGTCCAGCATCAGGCCCCGGCCCTCATGGGTGGCGGTGATGTCGTAGAAGACCAGCTCATCGGCCTGCTGCTGCTCGTACGCCTGCGCCAGCACCAGCGGATCGCCCGCGTCCCGGTGGTCCTCGAAGAAACGGACGTTCTTCACCACCCGGCCATTCTGCACGTCCAGACAGGGAATGATGCGCTTGCTCAACATGCCCAGGAGTCTACGCGAGGGCGCCGTGACCAGCGGGCCAGCGTCTACAGAAGTGCCGCCCAGGCCCTTGTGTTCTTGGCCAGTCCACAGGTGCTGCCCGGACGCGCCCCCGTACGGCTCCTCGTCAGGGCACGCCTGTCTGGCGGATGATGGAAAGAAAACTGAAAATGGATGAGAGCGGTACGCCGTTGGCCTTGGTGTGAAGAATGACCACCCTGCGCGGCTATTTGAGGGAAAAATCACTTTTCGCCCCCCTTCATGAAGGTCCCAAAACTTTAAGAATCCTTCATGCTCCGTGCTAAGCTGGGGGCACTGATGGCTTCCCCAGGCCAAGTCAGCCACAGCCGATTGCCCCCGTGACAATGAAAACGGCGATCACTCCGGCCCGCCCCCACGTTTTGGAGAAAGCCGTGAACACGCACCGAATTCTGCTCGTCGACGACAACCCGAATGATCTGGAACTGGCCCTGTCGGCCATCGGCGACGGCAAGGTGGGCGAGTCCCAGGCCGAAGTCGCCGTGGCGGGCGGCGGCCAGGAGGCGCTGCAACAGCTGCGCTGCGCGGCCCGGCACGGGAAGCCCCTGCCGGACCTGATCCTGCTGGACCTCAAGATGCCGCAGATGGACGGCCTGGCCGTGCTGGACGCCATCCGTGCCGATCAGGACCTGCGCGATATTCCGGTCGTGATGTTGACCACCAGCGGTGAGGACCGCGATATCCGCGACTCCTACGCCCACGGTGCGAGCGCCTACGTGATCAAGCCGCTGGATTTCGTCCAGTTCAGTGAGGCGATGCACACCATCCAGGCGTTCTGGACCCGGCTGAACCGGCACCCGCGCCTGTACTGAGGAATGGCAAGGTCAGGGGACAGACAGGCCACCATCAAGGGCACGTCTTGAACCCGCCTTCATGCCCGCTCTCCGGCAGCGGCGGGCACCGTACCCTGAAGCCATGCGCGTGTATCTCGGCTGCGGCGGTTACAGCAATGACGACTGGACGGCCCCCGGCCTGATCTACGAGGGCGTCAGGAAGGACGGCTACCTGGACGCCTACGCCCGGCATTTCGACGCCGTGGAACTGAACAGTTCGTTCTACGCCATTCCCGGCCTCAAGGCGTTCGAGGGCATGGCCCGCAAATCGGGCGGGCGCACGCGCTTTGCGGTCAAGCTGAACCGGGCCTTTACCCATGACCGCGCCCCCACCGACGCCGATTTCGACCGCATGCTGCAAAGCCCCGAACCGCTGCGCGACGCGGGCCTGATGGGGCCGTACCTGGCGCAGTTCCCGTACTCGTTTCACCGCACCGCCGACAACCGCAAGTACCTGCTGGGGCTGGCCGAACGCTTTGCCGGGCACGAGCTGGCCGTGGAACTGCGCCACGCCAGCTGGGACAAACCCGAGGTCCGCGAGGGCATGGGCGAGTTTGGCCTGATCTGGGTCAGCCCGGATTACCCGCCGGTGGGGGGCATGCCCGAGCCGCAGGTGCATGTCACCGGGGACGTGGGGTACCTGCGCCTGCACGGGCGCAATGAGGGCAGCTGGTGGGAAGGCAAGAGCGCCGCCGAACGCCACGACTACCTGTACAGCCGCGCCGAGATGGACGAGTGGGCCGAGAAGATCGCGCTGGTGGCCGAGGACCTGAGCGAGCTGTACGTGTTTTTCCAGAACACCACCAGGGGCCACGCCCTCAAGAACATCCCCATGCTGCGCGAGGCCCTGAACGCGCGCGGGGTGCCGGTGGCCACGCCTGATCCGGGAGACGACGGGCGACTGCTGTAGAGATCAGGCCTACGTCTTGCGTTCCCGAACCGCTTTCAGGTTCGGGCAAGTCAATTCGCCGCGCAGGGTCAGCGCCTCCACCACGGCCCGTGGGGGCATCGCGCCCTCCACCTGGCTCTTTGCGCCCAGTCGCAACGGGCCGCCGGGGGTGCTCAGGATCGCCTCGGAACGCAGGCGCACGGCGCGTTCCACGCACGCGGCGTCCATGAAGTCCAGCACCACCGCCCGCTTGAAGATTCCGTCCGAGATGGTCAGCGTGACCGGCCCCGCCGGATACGCCGCCAGCGTCCGTGCCGAGCGCGCCTGCACGCTCAGCGCCCCGGTCATGGCCGCCAGGAGGGGCAGCAGCGCCGCCAGCCCCCACACGATGCCCGCGCGGGCCGCCGGGCGCACCAGCAGCGCCAGCAGCACGCCCGCGAAGGCCAGGGTCAGCAGCAGATACAGAACGCTCATCGGGCCGTAGTGTAGCGGGCGCGCAAAGGCGGAAGCGTTATTTCAGGGCCTGCCGCTGCGCCTCGTCCAGTGCGGCCCTGGCGCTCTGCTTTCCGGTGGTGGCCCGGTTGATCGCGTCTTCCAGCAGCCGGGTCCAGCCCTCGTAGGCGGGCACGGCGGGGCGCGGCACGGCGCGGTTCAGCTGGGCGTGGGCGGCGCGCAGCTGCGGATTCTTGGTGTACCAGCCCTCCAGCAGCGGCGTGACCGCTTTGCGGGGCGGGGCGTAGGCGGTGACCTGAACCCAGTTCGCCAGCCGCGCCGGCTCGTTCAGAAACTGCCAGAAGGCCAGCGCGCCCGCCTGGGCCGCCGCGCTGTTGCCGCGCGGCACGCTCAGGGTGGCTCCGCCCAGCGGCACGCTGCAGGCTCCCGGCTTCTCGCAGGGAAACGGCGCGATGCCCAGGTCAAAAAACGGCAGCTTGCGGGCGTCGATCCAGTTGGCGACGCTGGCGAGGGCAAAGACGTTCTGCCCACGCGCGAAGTCGAAGGCGGCGCGGGTGGCGTCGTTCAGGGTGCGGGGCTGGGCGGTCTTTGCCGCGCTCATGCGGGCCAGCTGGGTCAGGGCCTCCACAGCGTCGGGACTGTTCAGGGCTGGTTTCGTGCCGTCCACCAGCGCCCCGCCTCGCGACAGCACGTTGGCCTCGAAGGTCCAGGCATCGGCAACCGCCACCAGCGGGCGCTTTGAGCCGCCCGCGAGTCTGGCGGCGGCCGCCTCCAGTTCGGCCCAGCTGCCCGGCGCTTTCACGCCCGCCTTTTTCAAGGCTCCCGCGTTGTACATCAGCACCGGCACGCTGACATTCCACGGCAGACCGTACTGTCGGCCCCCGAACTGGCCCGACTTCCACACCGCCGGATAAAAATCGCCGGTCAGGCCACCGGGCAGCGCGGCCACGGCGCTGGTGAGGTCCAGCAGCTGACCTCCTGCCGCCAGCGCCGGAAACTGCGTGAACTCCACCTGGGCCAGCGCCGGGGGCGTTCCGGCCCGGATGGCGGCCTCCAGTTTGGGCTGCAGCTCGCGGTAGTTGCCCTGCGATACCGGCACGATCTCGTAGGCGCTCTGGGCCTTGTTGAAAGCCTGGGCGTACCCGTTGACCGTGTCCTGCACGCCGGTCATGGCGTGCCAGAATTCCAGCCGCAGCGGCGCGGCCTGGGCAGAACTGTGCAGCGTCGGGGTGGTCAGCAGCAGGGCCGTCAGGGGGGCAAGGAGGCGCACGCGCCGAGTCTAACGGCCAGGGCTGACCGAACTTTGAAGGCCGGACCCCGTGGCCCTCTCCTGCCCACTCCCAGCGAACGCTGAAGCCCCGCCGCAGGCCCCGGCCCGGTAGACTGCCCGCATGCGTCTGCGCCGTCTGCTGCTTCCCATCGCTGCTGGAACCGCCGTGTGGTACCTGCGGAGCGTCTACCGCTTCCGCGATCCGGTGCGCGTGCCGCCGCCCCAGTCGGACGTGGTGCTCAGTCCGGCCGACGGCGTGGTCAGTTTCGTGCGGCGAGTCGAGGCCGGCAAGGTCCAGAGCGACGCGCTGAACGCGGCCCTGAACGTGGGTGACCTGCTGGGCACAGCGGCGGCGATACCGGACGGCTGGCTGATGGGCGTCTTCGTCGGCCCGCTGGATGTGCATTACGTGTATGGGCCGGTGGGGGGGCAGGTGACGACCGTGCAGCACACCGGCAGCCGCCGCGACGTGGCCCTGCTGGGGGCGGCCGAGGCCCTGTCGATGCTGGCCGGGCAGCCCACCGACCTGCTGGCCGGGCGCGGCACGTTGGAAAACGAGCGTCTGGGCGCCGTGATCGAGGGCGAGGTGGGGCCAGTGACCGTGACCCTGGTGGCCCCCGGCGCCGGGCTGCACGCCACCTCCTACCTCAAGCCGGGGGACAGTGCCAGCGCGGGGCACAAGGCCGCCTTTCTGGCCGAGGGCGGACTGGTGGTGGTGCACTTTCCCGCCGCCCTGATGCCGCAGGTCAGCGTGGGCGAGCGCGTCGTGGGGGCGCAGACCGTGATCGCCTCGGGAGCGGGCCGCTAGGCCAGAACAGACTCCCCGGACATCAGCTTGGCCTAGGGCGCGCTAGACTTCTGCGCTGGCCCGCTATGCTGGGCCTGGGAGGAAGACAAGCCGTGCCACCATCTGCATCCGCCAAACATTCGGACCGTCACCCGCCGGAGCGTCCCTCGCCCGAGCGGGTGGGCGAACGTCTGGTGGCGGACCGCAAGGTGCGGGCGGTGGCGCAGGCGGGCAGCTACGGCACCGAACTGGCCTGGGCGGGCAGCCACCCCACCTTCGTGACCTTCGAGCGCGACCTGCTGTCGCCGCAGACCGAGGTCCGCGCGGGCGTGAGCGTGGAGCGTTTTCCCTTCGGCAAGCTCGAAGCGTGGCGCGACTGGGACGCGGCCCGCGCTGAGGCGCCGCTGGCCCTGCTGGCGACAGGCCGGGTGCTGTACGATCCCACCGGCAATTACGGACGTATTCAGCGCACCCTGTGGAACCTGAGCGCGGCACAGCGCGCCGCCTACCGCGCCGACCTGCTGAACCTGGCCGAGGAGGGGCTGGCCCAGACCCGCGCCGCCCACACCGGGCCGGGCCACGGCGTGCAGGAGCAGCTGCTGGCCCTGGCCGACGTCCGCGAAATTGCCCTGAACCTGCTGTACCCGGCGCTGCTGACCCACCTGCACCTGTGGCCTGAATTCGAGGTCCGGCTGCCCCATGCGTGGCGCGCGGCGGCGGGACTGCGTTTTCCCAAGGCGATCTACCGGCTGGAACAGCTCTACGCGTTCGGCGGGCAGGAGGAGGCCCGGCGGGCGCTGCTCGCCACGCGCGGCCTGGGGCTGCTGACTCAGGAGCGCCGCGCCCGCACCGCCTACACGGCGGGCTACTACGACGGCGCGCTGCGTTACCTGAGAGACGAGACCGCCCGCACCCACCGCCCCGATCTGGCCCGCTGGTCCAGCCTGTCGAGCGCCCGCCGCGAGAAGCTGGGCACCCTGTTGGGCGTGACCCGCGCTCCCCTCGGTCCCGCCGCGCTGAATCTGGCCGGGGAACTGCTGGAAGCGGTGCGGGACGGGGCATAGGCAGCGGTTGAAAGGGCCGGGGGCAGGCCGGGAATCGTTCATCCCGGCCTGCCCCCGGCCTTCAAAGTTCAGGCTCCGCAGCCCACTGGCTCAGGCGTTCTGCGCCTTGCTTTTCTGTGCACTCGACTGGCCCTTGTGGGCGGTCATCTCGCCTGATTCGTCCGTGCTGGCGTCACGCTTTTGCTCGTCCTTGCCACTGCCGTGCCCGGCGTCCAGCGTTCTGGAACCGCTGGACGGGGTGTCCTGGCCGCCGCTGCGGACGCTGATGCTGCGCTTCTGGGCGGCCTCGCTGCGCGGCACGCTGAGGGTCAGGGTGCCGTGGTCGAAGTCGGCCTGCACTTTGCCCAGGTCGTACTTGGCGGGCACGCTGAAGGTCCGCATCAGGGTGCCGTAGGCGCGCTCGACGCGGTGGGCGGTGCGGCCTTCCGTTCGGTGGTATTTGCGCTCGGCCTGCACAGTCAGGGTCTGGCTCTCGGCCTCGATCTGAATGTCCTCGGGCCGCACGCCGGGCAGGTCCAGGGTCAGCTCCAGCCCGCGCTCGTCCTCATGCACGTCCACCGGCGGCGCGAGGCGGGCATTGTCGCTCATGCCCTGGCCGAAGGCGCGGTCCATGCGCTGGGTCAGTTCTTCAATGTCGCGGAAGGGATCGAATCGCATCATGTCAAAACCTCCTTTGAATGAGGGCGCAGGCGGAGTTTTCAATCACCCGAACCCATCTGTCTTGTATCCTAAAATCTGAGCGTAGCATTGTCAAGTTTAGTGCGCCTTGAATTTCCGTTCAGATTGCGGCGGCGACCTGCTACACTCCTGGGCGGCAGAGAAACGACTCTGGCTTCGCCCCTCTCTCGGCAGTCCTGTGAGGCTGCGCCCGCCCCGTGAGGCAGGAGAAGGAGTTCACTATGATCATGTCTGCAACAGGCCCTCGGCACGCGCTGAGCGGCGTTTTTTTTGTCCCGGGGCGCGGCGCATGAGCGGTCCCAAGGCGATCATTCTCAGCGACGACGAGACGCGCCGCGCCCTGACCCGCATTGCCCACGAGATTATCGAACGCAATAAAGGGGCGGACCGACTGGCGTTGATCGGAATCCACACGCGCGGCATTCCGCTGGCCACCCGGCTGGCCGCCAAGCTGTCCGAGCTGGAGGGCGTGGACGTGCCCACCGGGATGCTGGACATCACCCTGTACCGTGACGACCTGAGCGAGGTGGCGCACCAGCCGATCATCCGCGAGACTCAGGTGCCCTTCGACATCTCCCAGCGCCGCGTCGTGCTGGTGGACGACGTGCTGTACACCGGGCGCACCGTGCGGGCCGCGCTGGACGCCCTGATCGACCTGGGCCGCCCCGCCGGCATCCAGCTGGCCGTGCTGGTGGACCGGGGGCACCGTGAGCTGCCGATCCGCGCCGACTACGTGGGCAAGAACCTGCCCACCGCCGCCAGTGAGGTGGTCAAGGTCAAGCTGCAGGAGACCGACGGCGGGGTGGACAGCGTGGAGCTGTGGGATCTGGCGGACCTGAAGGCGGAGCTGCGATGAGCGCCCCCGCCCCCCGGCCCCGGCATCTGCTGGACTTTCAGGACTGGTCCCCCGACCGCCTGACGGCCATGCTGGACAACGCCGACACCATGTTGCAGGTGCTGGACCGCCCGGTGAAGAAGGTGCCTGCGCTGCAGGGCCTGACCGTCTGCAACGCCTTTTTTGAGAACTCCACCCGCACCCGCACCAGCTTTGAGCTGGCGGCCCGCCGCATGAGCGCCGACGTG is part of the Deinococcus radiopugnans ATCC 19172 genome and encodes:
- a CDS encoding 5-formyltetrahydrofolate cyclo-ligase, whose translation is MTLPPEAWALWDKGQWRAWAWRHREQLPDPSAAITAHLGQFLREAGARRVLAYRALPGEPDVSALAHDFELLAPRARFRPTPRLTLHPWATATEASRFGVLQPPADAPEVSLDTIDAVLLPGLAFDGRGIRLGYGGGFYDRLLPAFHGLTVGVIAGALIVPELPAEDHDCPVAWLATEDGVLRVPVASSDGGG
- the hisIE gene encoding bifunctional phosphoribosyl-AMP cyclohydrolase/phosphoribosyl-ATP diphosphatase HisIE, producing MNRTERAADLSALNFGADGLIPVVTQDARTGAVLMQAYADRAALERTLQTREATYYSRSRGEQWIKGHTSGHAQRVVGVSLDCDGDSVLYRVEQTGAACHTGEYSCFHTPLLEEQTPATGLDGTLERVYSTISERLATLPEGSYVARLHAGGLDRVLKKISEESGEVLLAAKNNDRAELATEVADLLFHTLFAMAEVGVSPGDVAAVLQEREGRSGLKGPKEAG
- the hisF gene encoding imidazole glycerol phosphate synthase subunit HisF, producing the protein MLSKRIIPCLDVQNGRVVKNVRFFEDHRDAGDPLVLAQAYEQQQADELVFYDITATHEGRGLMLDVAARVAEQVMMPLTVGGGVNALSDFRQLLMAGADKISVNSGALTRPELIREASDHHGAQCVMLSIDAKRRPDRTGWNVFRAGGRVDTGLDLLEWAVRGQTLGAGEICLNIMDADGTRAGFDLEATRAVARAVDLPVIASGGAGQLSDFYDVLTRGQADAALAASVFHFGELTVPQVKAYLHEQGVAVRPEWQETAAVLEGEAR
- a CDS encoding response regulator, with protein sequence MNTHRILLVDDNPNDLELALSAIGDGKVGESQAEVAVAGGGQEALQQLRCAARHGKPLPDLILLDLKMPQMDGLAVLDAIRADQDLRDIPVVMLTTSGEDRDIRDSYAHGASAYVIKPLDFVQFSEAMHTIQAFWTRLNRHPRLY
- a CDS encoding DUF72 domain-containing protein; protein product: MRVYLGCGGYSNDDWTAPGLIYEGVRKDGYLDAYARHFDAVELNSSFYAIPGLKAFEGMARKSGGRTRFAVKLNRAFTHDRAPTDADFDRMLQSPEPLRDAGLMGPYLAQFPYSFHRTADNRKYLLGLAERFAGHELAVELRHASWDKPEVREGMGEFGLIWVSPDYPPVGGMPEPQVHVTGDVGYLRLHGRNEGSWWEGKSAAERHDYLYSRAEMDEWAEKIALVAEDLSELYVFFQNTTRGHALKNIPMLREALNARGVPVATPDPGDDGRLL
- a CDS encoding ABC transporter substrate-binding protein, with translation MRLLAPLTALLLTTPTLHSSAQAAPLRLEFWHAMTGVQDTVNGYAQAFNKAQSAYEIVPVSQGNYRELQPKLEAAIRAGTPPALAQVEFTQFPALAAGGQLLDLTSAVAALPGGLTGDFYPAVWKSGQFGGRQYGLPWNVSVPVLMYNAGALKKAGVKAPGSWAELEAAAARLAGGSKRPLVAVADAWTFEANVLSRGGALVDGTKPALNSPDAVEALTQLARMSAAKTAQPRTLNDATRAAFDFARGQNVFALASVANWIDARKLPFFDLGIAPFPCEKPGACSVPLGGATLSVPRGNSAAAQAGALAFWQFLNEPARLANWVQVTAYAPPRKAVTPLLEGWYTKNPQLRAAHAQLNRAVPRPAVPAYEGWTRLLEDAINRATTGKQSARAALDEAQRQALK
- a CDS encoding phosphatidylserine decarboxylase, producing MRLRRLLLPIAAGTAVWYLRSVYRFRDPVRVPPPQSDVVLSPADGVVSFVRRVEAGKVQSDALNAALNVGDLLGTAAAIPDGWLMGVFVGPLDVHYVYGPVGGQVTTVQHTGSRRDVALLGAAEALSMLAGQPTDLLAGRGTLENERLGAVIEGEVGPVTVTLVAPGAGLHATSYLKPGDSASAGHKAAFLAEGGLVVVHFPAALMPQVSVGERVVGAQTVIASGAGR
- a CDS encoding Hsp20/alpha crystallin family protein; protein product: MMRFDPFRDIEELTQRMDRAFGQGMSDNARLAPPVDVHEDERGLELTLDLPGVRPEDIQIEAESQTLTVQAERKYHRTEGRTAHRVERAYGTLMRTFSVPAKYDLGKVQADFDHGTLTLSVPRSEAAQKRSISVRSGGQDTPSSGSRTLDAGHGSGKDEQKRDASTDESGEMTAHKGQSSAQKSKAQNA
- the pyrR gene encoding bifunctional pyr operon transcriptional regulator/uracil phosphoribosyltransferase PyrR, which codes for MSGPKAIILSDDETRRALTRIAHEIIERNKGADRLALIGIHTRGIPLATRLAAKLSELEGVDVPTGMLDITLYRDDLSEVAHQPIIRETQVPFDISQRRVVLVDDVLYTGRTVRAALDALIDLGRPAGIQLAVLVDRGHRELPIRADYVGKNLPTAASEVVKVKLQETDGGVDSVELWDLADLKAELR